From the Mycobacterium sp. DL592 genome, the window AGGAGATCGCCGCCGCCGTGGAAGACGAGAAAGCGGCGTCATGACCCTGGCCTGCGCGGGTCAAACCACGGTTGCCGCTGCGGTGCTGGCCTAACATGGACCCCAAGACACATCCACGTCAAGGGGGACTCATGTCATCACCTCGTTCCGTGCGCCGCGGGCTGGCTGCGGCAGTGGGCGCCGGTGCGGTGTTGCTGTGCATGGCGGGTCCCGCCGCAGCCGACCCACCGCCGCCCAACTGCACCTCCGCCGACCTCTCCGGGATCATGGCAGGGGTATCGGCGGCCATGTCGGCCTATCTGTTCGAGCATCCGGACGTCAACGCGTTCTTCAGCAGCCTGCAGGGCCTGTCGAAGAAGGACATCGGCGCCAAGACCCAGGTCTACCTGGATGCCAACCCGCAGATCCGCACCGATCTGGACAACATCCGCCAGCCCTCGACTGACTTCCGCACTCGCTGCGGACTGATTCAGCGACCGCTGGCCCCCGGAGTGCTCTGAACCAGAGCGAAAGCCGGCGCCCTCTAAGGTGGTCGGCGTGGTCATGAAGCCGGACGAACTCGTCTACCGAGTTCTGCAGCGGCTGCCGACGCGGGTTCTCTCGTTGCGCACCATCGTCATCGTGGCCGCTCTCGCCGTGGTGATCCTGGTGCTGACACTGGGCACCTGGGTGTGGATCGGCGTCACCCACGATCAGTACAGCCAGCTCGACCGTCGGTTGGACTCGGTGAGCAGCCTTGGCGACTTCAGCACGCTGCTGAGCGCCCGGCCGCCCGGCGAGGGTGCCCCCACCCCGGACGGCAATCTGGTCCGCACGGTCCGGGTCGGCGGACTGGCGATGTCGGTGCCGCCCAACGTGGATCTCCCCGAGCTGCCGACCGGCTACGCCGACATCACCATCGCCGGGGTCGAATACCGGGTGCGCACGTTCTCGGTGGCCGGGGCGACGATCGCGCTGGGCGCCCCGCTGGCCGAAACCAAGCACCGCATCGACGAACTGCACCTGCGAGTGCTGCTGATCTGCGCCGGCGTCATCGTCGGAACCATCATCGTCGGCTGGCTGATCTCGCTGATCATGATCAACCCGTTCCGGCTGCTGGCCCAGCAGGCCCGCGCCATCAACGCCCAGTCCAATCCCGACGAGGTGCAGGTGCGCGGCGTGCGGGAGGCCGTCGAGATCGCCGAAGCCGTCGAGGGCATGCTGGCGCGTATCGGCGACGAACAGGACCGCACCAAGGCGGCTCTGGAGTCGGCCAGGGACTTCGCCGCCGTGGCCTCCCACGAACTGCGCACTCCGCTGACCGCCATGCGCACCAACCTCGAAGTCCTC encodes:
- a CDS encoding heme-binding protein, yielding MSSPRSVRRGLAAAVGAGAVLLCMAGPAAADPPPPNCTSADLSGIMAGVSAAMSAYLFEHPDVNAFFSSLQGLSKKDIGAKTQVYLDANPQIRTDLDNIRQPSTDFRTRCGLIQRPLAPGVL
- a CDS encoding HAMP domain-containing sensor histidine kinase, with the translated sequence MKPDELVYRVLQRLPTRVLSLRTIVIVAALAVVILVLTLGTWVWIGVTHDQYSQLDRRLDSVSSLGDFSTLLSARPPGEGAPTPDGNLVRTVRVGGLAMSVPPNVDLPELPTGYADITIAGVEYRVRTFSVAGATIALGAPLAETKHRIDELHLRVLLICAGVIVGTIIVGWLISLIMINPFRLLAQQARAINAQSNPDEVQVRGVREAVEIAEAVEGMLARIGDEQDRTKAALESARDFAAVASHELRTPLTAMRTNLEVLSTLELAPDQRSEVIGDVIRTQSRIEATLTALERLAQGELTTADDFVPFDVTDLLDRAAHDAERIYQDLTVSLVPSPAVLMVGLPVGLRLVIDNAIANAVKHGGATEVRLALESSADGVQITVDDNGTGVPEAERAAVFERFSRGSTASRSGSGLGLALVAQQAELHGGTAALEASPLAGARLVLRLSGRQD